One window of Hydractinia symbiolongicarpus strain clone_291-10 chromosome 3, HSymV2.1, whole genome shotgun sequence genomic DNA carries:
- the LOC130635601 gene encoding ADP-ribosylation factor 1-like 2: MGNVIGNFFKRMFGKLECRILMVGLDAAGKTTILYYFKLSGELVHTLPTIGFNVETVKYKNLTFTVWDIGGQDRIRALWRLYYQETEGIIFVVDSHDRERVDEARHELYKLLKEEDLQNAVLLVYANKQDLPGAMSTTELTDKLGLLRLRNRNWYIQATSAVKGDGLYQGLEWISQQMKCRKKKSIKYS, encoded by the coding sequence ATGGGGAATGTTATAGGCAATTTCTTCAAGCGAATGTTTGGAAAACTGGAATGTCGAATTCTAATGGTAGGACTCGACGCAGCGGGTAAAACTACAATTTTATATTACTTTAAACTGAGTGGAGAACTCGTCCATACGTTACCAACGATTGGATTTAACGTTGAAACagttaaatataaaaacttaacgTTCACAGTATGGGACATAGGAGGACAAGATCGTATACGAGCTCTGTGGCGCTTGTATTACCAAGAAACTGAAGGAATCATTTTCGTCGTTGACTCCCACGATAGGGAAAGAGTCGATGAAGCTAGACATGaactttataaacttttaaaagaggAAGATCTACAGAACGCTGTGTTGTTGGTGTATGCGAACAAGCAGGACTTACCAGGCGCTATGTCTACTACAGAGCTGACTGATAAACTTGGTTTATTGAGATTGCGTAATAGAAACTGGTACATACAAGCAACGTCAGCAGTAAAGGGAGATGGTTTGTACCAAGGATTAGAATGGATTAGTCAGCAGATGAAgtgtagaaaaaagaaaagtatcAAATATAGTTGA